One genomic segment of Natrononativus amylolyticus includes these proteins:
- a CDS encoding Hvo_1808 family surface protein — protein sequence MRLRVAAAVVFVLLVSGCAAPTAVPDADVGADRELGTIGEFTANDSLEIDADGELSRADLEALKYRSMARVEVIRGERFTEDVGFEIITRAEYRERTDRAAEPADPFTNELWRGAFVVDGETDVNEAFDELYGGAVQGYYSSGTIVIVTDGEGTRIDRNTLVHELVHALQDQHDRLEREGTTLDERRAETGLFEGEANYVPILYGDRCDEEWECLPAHSGENASGAELEAQPFNPGLFLSVYAPYAEGLAFVEHRHEAGDWAAVDEAFEERPRSTAELIHPERYPTEPVAVDVEDRSTADWEPFTVDDAGNEVRTETVGEATLFATLWANGAVDRPLTEGARGSSPYNYSYSATDGWAGDTFVGYHDEDNRSAHVWRLAWESNDDAEAFADAYRDVLEYRNATQVEADTYRIEGGPFAGAYRISVDGDVVELVGAPTVDDLEEVRPSESASTIAAVSASTPLAPDERGDAGGTAAAGGAIAAPVDG from the coding sequence ATGCGACTGAGGGTGGCCGCAGCCGTCGTGTTCGTGCTCCTCGTTTCCGGCTGTGCCGCCCCGACGGCCGTCCCCGACGCCGACGTCGGCGCCGACCGCGAACTCGGGACGATCGGCGAGTTCACCGCGAACGACAGCCTCGAGATCGACGCCGACGGCGAGCTCTCGCGGGCCGACCTCGAGGCCCTGAAGTACCGCTCGATGGCCCGCGTCGAGGTGATCCGCGGCGAGCGGTTCACCGAGGACGTCGGGTTCGAGATCATCACGCGAGCGGAGTACCGCGAGCGGACCGACCGGGCGGCGGAACCCGCCGACCCGTTCACGAACGAACTCTGGCGCGGAGCGTTCGTCGTCGACGGCGAGACCGACGTTAACGAGGCGTTCGACGAGCTGTACGGCGGCGCCGTCCAGGGGTACTACAGCTCGGGGACGATCGTGATCGTCACCGACGGCGAGGGGACGCGGATAGACCGGAACACGCTCGTCCACGAGCTCGTCCACGCCCTCCAGGACCAACACGACAGACTCGAGCGCGAGGGAACCACGCTCGACGAGCGCCGGGCCGAGACCGGCCTGTTCGAGGGCGAGGCGAACTACGTGCCGATCCTGTACGGTGACCGCTGTGACGAGGAGTGGGAGTGTCTGCCCGCCCACTCCGGCGAGAACGCCAGCGGCGCCGAACTCGAGGCCCAGCCCTTCAACCCCGGACTGTTCCTCTCGGTGTACGCCCCCTACGCCGAGGGGCTGGCGTTCGTCGAGCACCGCCACGAGGCCGGCGACTGGGCGGCGGTCGACGAGGCGTTCGAGGAGCGGCCGAGGAGCACCGCGGAGCTGATCCACCCCGAGCGCTATCCCACGGAGCCGGTCGCCGTCGACGTCGAGGACCGATCGACGGCCGACTGGGAGCCGTTTACCGTGGACGACGCCGGCAACGAGGTCCGGACCGAAACCGTCGGCGAGGCGACGCTGTTCGCTACCCTCTGGGCGAACGGCGCCGTCGACAGACCGCTCACGGAGGGAGCGAGAGGGTCCTCGCCGTACAATTACTCCTACTCCGCGACCGACGGCTGGGCCGGTGACACGTTCGTCGGCTACCACGACGAGGACAATCGCAGCGCCCACGTCTGGCGCCTCGCCTGGGAGTCCAACGACGACGCCGAGGCGTTCGCCGACGCCTACCGGGACGTCCTCGAGTACCGGAACGCGACGCAGGTCGAGGCGGACACCTACCGGATCGAGGGCGGCCCGTTCGCGGGCGCCTACCGGATCTCGGTCGACGGCGACGTCGTGGAACTCGTCGGCGCGCCGACGGTCGACGACCTCGAGGAAGTGCGACCGAGCGAGTCGGCTTCGACGATCGCAGCGGT